The following are from one region of the Capsicum annuum cultivar UCD-10X-F1 chromosome 1, UCD10Xv1.1, whole genome shotgun sequence genome:
- the LOC107876837 gene encoding beta-glucosidase 40, translated as MLKKRGIAIWSIFFILFVSFDTNSAQNISRNNFPKGFVFGTASSAYQFEGAVKEDGRGQTIWDKFSHSFGKVIDFSNGDVAVDHYHRYPEDIQLMKDMGMDAYRFSIAWARIFPKGAGEINQAGVVHYNKLINALLANGIQPYVTLYHWDLPQALQDKYNGWLSPQIIKDFAMYAETCFEKFGDRVKNWITINEPHTVAIQGFDVGLQAPGRCSILLRAFCRAGNSATEPYIVTHNLLLAHATVVDIYKKKYKPMQHGSIGISLDTFWYEPLTNSKDDIEATKRAIEFNLDWFLEPVMLGRYPSSMVDRVGSRLPKFSPAESALVKGSYDFIGINHYTTWYASKNKTNIIGVLLNDSVADSGAITLPFKGLKPIADRASSIWLYIVPQGIRSLMNYIKQKYGNPLIIITENGMDDSNNVFTSRQDTLKDTKRISYHKDYLTNLLAAIKEDGCNVKGYFVWSLMDNWEWAAGFSSRFGLYYVDYKDNLRRYPKDSVNWFKNFLGSA; from the exons atgttgAAGAAAAGAGGCATTGCTATTTGgtcaatattttttatactttttgttaGTTTTGATACAAATTCAGCACAGAATATTAGCAGAAACAATTTTCCAAAAGGATTTGTATTTGGTACTGCTTCTTCTGCTTATCAG TTTGAAGGAGCTGTGAAGGAGGATGGAAGAGGTCAAACTATATGGGACAAATTTTCTCATTCGTTTG GTAAAGTAATTGATTTTAGCAACGGCGATGTAGCCGTGGATCATTATCATCGGTACCCG GAAGATATACAGCTTATGAAGGATATGGGAATGGATGCCTATAGATTTTCTATTGCTTGGGCCAGAATTTTCCCTA AGGGAGCTGGTGAAATCAATCAGGCTGGAGTTGTTCACTACAATAAGTTGATCAATGCTCTACTAGCTAATG GAATTCAACCATATGTAACACTATATCATTGGGACCTTCCTCAAGCTCTACAAGACAAGTACAATGGATGGCTTAGCCCACAAATCAT AAAAGATTTTGCGATGTACGCGGAGACGTGCTTCGAGAAATTTGGTGATAGGGTGAAGAACTGGATCACTATCAATGAGCCTCATACTGTTGCCATCCAAGGCTTTGATGTAGGGCTACAAGCACCCGGGCGATGTTCCATCCTCCTACGAGCTTTTTGCAGGGCTGGAAACTCTGCAACTGAGCCTTACATTGTTACTCACAATCTACTCCTTGCTCACGCCACTGTTGTTGACATTTACAAAAAGAAGTACAAG CCAATGCAACATGGATCAATTGGGATATCACTAGATACCTTTTGGTATGAGCCTTTGACAAATTCCAAAGATGACATTGAAGCAACAAAAAGGGCCATTGAGTTTAATCTAGACTG GTTTCTTGAGCCTGTGATGCTTGGAAGATATCCAAGTTCAATGGTAGATAGAGTGGGAAGCCGGTTGCCAAAATTTTCTCCAGCTGAGTCTGCTCTTGTGAAAGGTTCCTATGATTTTATAGGCATAAATCACTATACTACATGGTATGCTAGCAAGAATAAGACCAACATAATTGGTGTTCTTCTCAATGACTCAGTTGCAGACTCTGGTGCCATTACCCTCC CATTTAAAGGTTTGAAGCCAATAGCAGACAGG GCAAGTTCAATATGGTTGTACATAGTGCCGCAGGGTATTAGAAGCTTAATGAATTACATCAAGCAAAAGTATGGGAACCCTCTAATCATAATCACTGAAAATG GAATGGATGATTCAAATAATGTATTTACATCTCGACAAGACACTCTCAAGGATACAAAAAGGATCAGCTATCACAAGGACTATCTTACTAACCTGCTAGCTGCTATCAA AGAAGATGGCTGCAATGTGAAAGGATACTTTGTGTGGTCTCTGATGGATAACTGGGAATGGGCAGCTGGATTTTCTTCGAGGTTTGGTCTTTATTATGTGGATTACAAGGACAACCTCAGGAGATATCCCAAGGATTCCGTGAACTGGTTCAAGAATTTCCTGGGCTCTGCTTAA